In the genome of Desulfomonile tiedjei, the window TCTCAAAGTTTGCCGAACTTCGACCAGAACACCAGTCCGGTAACGACTGCCGATAATACAGCTAGAAGCACACGCACCCTAAAGCAGTTCATGTTTACCTCTACCACCGCGCCGCTCCGATAGTACTCATTCATCCCCTTCGCGATATCGCGCAGCACTCTGTCGAAACCCCGCTGCATCATGTCAACCGACCCGGCTCTCCACCTTGACCCTGGGGCTGTTACCCGGAGATCGGCGCTTATTGTAGACAACCTCAAGCCGGTAGACGTGTCTTCATAAGTCAATTTCAGCTTTGTCAAAGAAGCCAGCAGCCCCTCCCGGAAAGACGCATCGGTGACACCGTATGCGCTGTATCCTGGCGGCAGAACCCGCGCGATGATGACCACGATGATCGTCCAAAAGCCAATAAAAGCAACGTCGGCGACTACGCCTTCCGGAGTCTTTGGTCCTTCCCCGGAAAGGAACCGAAACAGAAACTGAAGGAATGCCATCAAAATAGCCCAAACCTCCAGGTGCCGCTTGAAGGATGACACAAACGGCTTTTTGGTGACGACACCCCACAGTCCCATAATCCCCCAAACGGGGGACCACGCGCCCATAGCCGAGAGCAAAAAGAGGAGATGTGGTTTCATCTTTTCCTGAATGGCCTATTGCCCAAAATTATGCGGCGGTGTTGCCATTTCGGGGCCGGTGCCCCAGAATCCTGTCTCGACAGTCTCCCCCTGACACCCAACAAGACCCCTGATGGTCCCTCATGAGACAAGAGGTCGGCAACACCACAGTAACGTTGCTGACAACGCCGGATTCTTCTTGTTTTTGAGCCTACCCCACGGTCCTCTCGACTGTCAAAAATATTCTGTCGGCTCTCACTCGAAAAAAATGTGCGGCAATGTCGAGCCAAAGGAAATGCCGACGCCCCATGAACATTCCACCTCCGACCGTGATACGACACGCTCGCTCCGACCTTGACCAAGCGCTTGATCAGCCATTCCATTAAACGTTTCACCTCCTCGCCACGCAGATAGAACTGTCGGAGCATGTGCAGGAGGCTGTGGGCCAAGACTCCCATGAGCAACCGGGCTTGGTTGGCGGCGAAGCGATGGCGGCTCGTCTTATCCCGGCGCAACGTGTTCTTACTCTGTTTGATACTACTCTCCATATCGTCCGTCCGTTGCACACTTTCACCACCTTCCCAGCAGGGAGCTTGGAATTGGTGACGATGAACCCGATCCTTGGAAAGGGCTCTACGTCATGCCACTTGATCTTGGTGACCACTCTGGGCTCCTTGCCCCACGTCTTTGCCTGGAACCGGAGATCAACGAGCCTGATCTGAATCCCACTCTTGGGAGGCCGCCCCAGCGGTCGAGTCAGAGCGAGCGTCATTTCTACGAGAGTCGGCGTCCGGAAGAGGAATCCGGTTCCCGGCTTGCGCCGTGATGACTGACTAGCCGCCTCTGCGTTCTCCGCGGTGACGTACGGCGTTTAGACTCTATCCAATCACTGCAATGCTTCCTGCCCGGTCACCTTGTAGATTGCGCCGGCATGGGCAACGGATTCGGCAAAGCTGCCCTCTGATCCACCGGCATGGGCAAGGGATTTGGCAAAGCCGCCTTCCGATCGGTTGGCCGGGGTAAGGGATTCGGTAGAGCCATTTTCTGAGTGCCCGAGTTTGTAATCCCGGACTTTTTGCTCTTCAAGTCACCAGTCCGCTTACCGAAACCGTCAAATTTGTTGGCTCTACTCGCGCCCGTCTTGCCGCTGCCATACTTTCCCGCCGCACTGTTCCCTACGGCGTGGGCACTGTGAATCTTGTAAGAGTTTTGAAGTTTTCCAGAGGCCTGTTTTGGGTGAGCGGTGACGCTGTGAACCCGCTGAGAGGCTTGAGACAGGCCACTTGTCGAATGCCTGGCATAAGCATGCTGCGCTGCTGTTGCCATGGTTGTCATCCCAAACGCGAGCGCGACCGCCACTGCCAATCCTTTTACACTGCTTGTCATTTGGTGAGTCTCCTTTCCTGATATCCGTATTGTTGTGCAACCTTGACTGCTTCAAGATTTTCTTCCGGCACTGCAATTTCGGTTCGCAGGAAGTGGAAAAAGGTAACAGGAAATCTCAAGCTCCGGTATTTGCCGGCAATTACTGTGGGGACTGATATCCCTCGGCGCTGAATACCACGCTCTCCATTTTTTCGGTTGTACTTTGCGCTTTCCCCCGAACAGGTAGACCAAAGGCCGAGCTCATAGCCGGCCTGACAACGCAAGGAGGAGAGTCATGGAACCGACGAGAACCATTACATTCGACCAGGTGGAGTCACTTTATGAAAGGGCTCGGTTTCTTTACGCGGAAAAGAAGGCGGCTCTGGCCCCATATTGGCCGGAGATCCAAGAAACTTGGACCAAATTGCTCGCGTCGGAAGACGGCATTTTTCGGTTCAATTACAAATCCAAGGCAGATTCGCTGTCGAGTTCTATTTGCATTGCGCAGTACTGCGATCGAACATGGATGATCCAGCATGCGGTGGGAGTGCACGATCCCGGTGGGGTACTCGGAAACCTCTTGGACGTCTGCCAGTGGGCGGTGGACAACCCACGGTGTGATCACGTGCGGTTTCTGTACCGTCCGACAAATAAGTGGCCCAATCTCATTTTCGGTCAATTGATGCCGAAACTTCGGGAGGGATCGTACGAGCACCACGTGTATCACTATTACACCGGCAATCTAACCCAGGCGATCCCCTTGAATTCGCGGGCGGGCCTCAGCATTGAGTATCTGGAGCCCGCAGAATACAAGAACTTTGAATTCGCCGCGGAGAAACACCATTCGTCCCTTCTCATCGATTCGAAGGGGTTGAGAGCCAGTGACATTTCAATGCAATACGCCTCACGGAAATATGCGCTGGTAGGGCTCACTCGACAACGTGAAATCCTGGTAGCGAGGCAGGACGGTCAGATCATCGGCTACTCTGCGATGGACTGCTCGTCGCTGGGAATCAATCTATCGTTCTTGCTCAACGCGTTCACACCTACAATGTTCACAGAGGACCCTGTGGCAGAGCAGAACTTGGTGGCCGGCTCAGTGAACCATTATCTGGCCAAAGGGAGGCGGTTTGTGGTCGGTTTGTCGGAAAGCGACAATCAGATTTCGTTTACAAACGCGGGCCTCAATACCACGAAGCAGTACGCAGAGATGATCATCGCGACCGAAGGCAACTTCGCCCGAGCCGTCGAGCACTTCAGAGATTACTACCAAGGAATAGGAGTGAGATAAACGATGTCTACAGAATTCACCGACGATTACCTAATGGAGCACTGCACCGAGGGTGCCAGGATACGAAACAAAACCGACAAAGCTGCTGCAAGATCACAGCTTTTCACATCAGGATTAGAGCCCGGGATGTTCGCACTGGACGTGGGATGCGCATCCGGGGCGGTCACGGTGGAGATGGGACGGATTGTGGCTCCTGCCACGGCAGTAGGAGCTGACTCCAGCGATGAACGAATAGCCGAGGCGCGAGCATTGGCCCGAGAAAGCGGTGTTGACAACGTGGAATTTCGCAAGGCTAACGTCTATTCCCTGCCGTTCGAGGACAACACATTCGACTTCGTGTGGACTCGGTTCCTCCTGGAGTATTTGCCCGATCCCGTTGCCGCAATCCGTGAAATGAAACGCGTCACAAAGCCCGGCGGGCTGGTGGTGTGCGCAGACCTGGACGGGAATTGTCTGTTTCACTACCCCATTGATCCTCAGTTGGAATCAGGAATCCAGAAGGTAATGCGTATGCTGGCTTCCACGGGCTTCGATCCTTGGGT includes:
- a CDS encoding transposase, with translation MESSIKQSKNTLRRDKTSRHRFAANQARLLMGVLAHSLLHMLRQFYLRGEEVKRLMEWLIKRLVKVGASVSYHGRRWNVHGASAFPLARHCRTFFSSESRQNIFDSREDRGVGSKTRRIRRCQQRYCGVADLLSHEGPSGVLLGVRGRLSRQDSGAPAPKWQHRRIILGNRPFRKR
- a CDS encoding methyltransferase domain-containing protein, whose translation is MSTEFTDDYLMEHCTEGARIRNKTDKAAARSQLFTSGLEPGMFALDVGCASGAVTVEMGRIVAPATAVGADSSDERIAEARALARESGVDNVEFRKANVYSLPFEDNTFDFVWTRFLLEYLPDPVAAIREMKRVTKPGGLVVCADLDGNCLFHYPIDPQLESGIQKVMRMLASTGFDPWVGRKLYHFCRTVGFSEIEAHMVPHHLIAGIPCAREQNNWHQKIDTLRENLLPVYPDRSELDRLAEDFKRMIDSPDTFTYSPLIMIVARK